One segment of Ascochyta rabiei chromosome 7, complete sequence DNA contains the following:
- a CDS encoding RNA helicase, translated as MSYGGGYGGGGGRGGDRGYSNGYDTSNTGYNGGAHNSHNYTSSQHASYGGGYGGGSNGFSGGGGGGYGGGGGGYGGGGGGYGGGGGGYGGGGAGGDRMGQLGAGLKTQQWDLESMPKFEKSFYKEDPAVTERSAEDVEAFRKEHQIAIKGTNVPKPVTTFDEAGFPPYVINEVKAQGFDRPTPIQCQGWPMALSGRDVVGVAETGSGKTLTYCLPAIVHINAQPLLAPGDGPIVLILAPTRELAVQIQQEISKFGKSSRIRNTCVYGGVPKGPQIRDLARGVEVCIATPGRLIDMLEAGKTNLRRVTYLVLDEADRMLDMGFEPQIRKIIGQIRPDRQTCMWSATWPKEVRQLAADYQNDWIQVNIGSMDLSANHRIQQIVEVVSEFEKRDRMAKHLETIMDDKNNKILIFTGTKRVADEITRFLRQDGWPALSIHGDKQQNERDWVLNEFKTGKSPIMVATDVASRGIDVRNITHVFNYDYPNNSEDYVHRIGRTGRAGQTGTAITLFTTENSKQARDLVQILTESKQQIDPRLHEMCRYGGGGGGGGRWGGGRGRGGGRGGRGGWTGGNNDPVRNNRW; from the exons ATGTCTTACGGAGGCGGatacggcggcggcggcggtcgTGGTGGTGACCGTGGCTACTCTAACGGGTACGATACCAGCAACACTGGATACAATGGTGGTGCCCACAATAGCCACAACTACACATCCAGCCAACATGCATCGTATGG TGGCGGTTACGGCGGCGGTTCCAACGGATTCtctggcggcggtggtggcggctacggtggtggcggcggtggttACGGTGGAGGTGGCGGCGGCTATGgcggaggtggtggtggttacggcggcggcggtgctggCGGTGACAGAATGGGCCAGCTCGGCGCTGGTCTCAAGACCCAGCAGTGGG ATCTCGAGTCTATGCCCAAGTTCGAGAAGTCCTTCTACAAGGAGGACCCAGCAGTCACCGAACGCTCAGCCGAGGATGTTGAGGCGTTCCGCAAGGAGCACCAGATTGCTATCAAGGGAACCAACGTTCCCAAGCCCGTCACCACCTTCGACGAAGCTGGTTTCCCCCCGTACGTGATCAACGAGGTTAAGGCCCAGGGCTTCGATAGGCCCACACCCATTCAGTGTCAGGGATGGCCCATGGCTCTCTCTGGACGCGATGTTGTCGGTGTTGCCGAAACCGGTTCCGGAAAGACCCTCACATACTGCTTGCCCGCCATCGTTCACATCAACGCCCAGCCTCTTCTTGCGCCCGGCGACGGTCCAATCGTCCTGATTCTCGCACCCACCCGTGAGTTGGCCGTCCAGATCCAGCAGGAAATCAGCAAATTCGGAAAGTCCTCTCGCATTCGCAACACTTGCGTCTACGGAGGTGTTCCCAAGGGCCCTCAGATCCGTGACCTCGCACGCGGTGTCGAGGTCTGTATCGCTACTCCTGGTCGCCTCATCGACATGCTTGAGGCTGGCAAGACCAACCTGCGCCGTGTGACCTACCTGGTTCTCGACGAGGCTGACCGCATGCTTGACATGGGTTTTGAGCCCCAGATCCGCAAAATCATCGGACAAATTCGACCTGACCGTCAGACCTGCATGTGGTCGGCAACATGGCCCAAGGAAGTCCGTCAGCTGGCTGCTGACTACCAGAACGACTGGATTCAGGTGAACATTGGTTCCATGGATCTCTCTGCCAACCACCGCATTCAGCAGATCGTCGAGGTCGTCTCAGAGTTCGAGAAGCGTGACCGCATGGCCAAGCACCTCGAGACCATCATGGACGACAAGAACAACAAGATCTTGATTTTCACAGGTACCAAGCGTGTTGCTGACGAGATTACACGATTCCTTCGTCAAGACGGATGGCCTGCGTTGT CTATCCACGGTGACAAGCAGCAAAATGAGCGCGATTGGGTCCTGAACGAATTCAAGACCGGCAAGAGCCCCATCATGGTTGCTACTGATGTAGCATCCCGTGGTATCG ATGTTCGCAATATCACTCACGTTTTCAACTATGACTACCCCAACAACTCGGAGGACTACGTTCACCGCATTGGTCGAACTGGTCGTGCTGGTCAGACCGGTACTGCCATCACCCTGTTCACCACTGAGA ACTCCAAGCAGGCTCGTGATCTCGTCCAGATTCTTACAGAGTCCAAGCAGCAGATTGATCCTCGTCTGCACGAGATGTGCCGCTacggcggtggcggcggtggcggtggtcgCTGGGGAGGTGGCCGTGGCCGTGGTGGCGGCCGCGGCGGACGTGGTG GTTGGACTGGCGGCAACAACGACCCCGTTCGCAACAACCGCTGGTGA
- a CDS encoding Non-histone chromosomal protein 6: MPKEKVTRGKGRATKADSGKKKKDPNAPKRGLSAYMFFANEQRDKVREDNPGIKFGEVGKMLGEKWKALTEKQRTPYEAKAAADKKRYEEEKAAYQAQDEEEEEESE; encoded by the exons ATGCCTAAGGAGAAGGTAACCCGCGGCAAGGGCAGGGCCACCAAGGCCGACTctggcaagaagaagaagg ACCCCAACGCGCCCAAGCGCGGTCTTTCTGCCTACATGTTCTTCGCCAACGAGCAGCGCGACAAGGTCCGTGAGGACAACCCCGGCATCAAGTTCG GTGAGGTCGGCAAGATGCTTGGTGAGAAGTGGAAGGCTCTCACCGAGAAGCAGCGTACTCCTTACGAGGCTAAGGCTGCTGCCGACAAGAAGCGCTacgaggaggagaaggcTGCTTACCAG GCCCaggacgaggaagaggaagaggagtcCGAGTAA
- a CDS encoding Exodeoxyribonuclease III yields MVVLNFTLTPEAASKVHDLLVCLGKFSETVAIEARRERFTFTALNSSKSAYCAVTLDGKHFFSKYECVPNSGGADGRFTCSMYTKALLSVFKGRLYDPLGRDGAVQRCEVSLQDQENESYCRFIIKMVCNQGVTKTYKLTYEAVDVMHALFDRSVALNRWSMHSSAIREYIEYFGTKTELLDIFTSEDGRCVFKSYTEKISDGKEILKHPLVTAVAVNTSDFEDFNVQAGLHTVISVKDFKAIVLHADTLKTSLKAYYSQPTRPLQFSYGCDGLLSEFTLMTSGDYTGAPPTPTPAPQQQTATPRQQSRQASHAPPAVSERLDTRRIRSEMPPPVQPASRRDQNGRLRNPGSRQPSSTPAQSQTVQPQVQAEDEESLFVPHNDARMQEEEDAAWAPMDYDKEETLGWDASADHDVSVFPTFRDSGSMSRTTTTESNAVIEPTQRLSEIKGLW; encoded by the exons ATGGTCGTCCTCAACTTCACACTGACACCTGAGGCTGCGTCGAAAGTACACGATCTCCTTGTGTGCTTGGGAAAGTTCAGCGAAACCGTCGCCATCGAAGCGCGTCGAGAAAGG TTCACATTCACCGCTCTCAACTCGTCCAAGTCTGCATACTGCGCCGTGACCCTCGATGGCAAGCACTTCTTCAGCAAGTACGAATGTGTCCCAAACTCCGGGGGCGCGGATGGACGTTTCACGTGCAGCATGTATACCAAAGCATTGCTATCTGTTTTCAAAGGACGGCTGTACGATCCGCTAGGTCGAGACGGAGCAGTCCAACGTTGTGAAGTCAGTCTACAGGACCAAGAGAACGAGAGCTATTGCAGGTTCATTATCAAAATGGTTTGCAATCAAGGAGTCACCAAGACGTACAAGTTGACCTACGAGGCTGTCGATGTCATGCATGCACTGTTCGACCGCAGCGTGGCACTAAATCGATGGAGTATGCACTCAAGTGCCATCAGAGAATACATTGAATACTTTGGCACTAAGACAGAATTGCTGGATATCTTCACTAGCGAAGATGGAAGATGTGTGTTCAAGAGCTATACCGAAAAGATCTCCGATGGGAAAGAGATTTTGAAGCACCCGCTTGTCACAGCAGTCGCAGTCAACACATCCGATTTTGAGGACTTCAACGTCCAAGCTGGTCTACACACTGTCATTAGCGTAAAGGACTTCAAAGCAATTGTCCTGCACGCAGATACTTTGAAAACAAGCCTGAAAGCGTACTACTCGCAACCAACGCGGCCGCTACAGTTCAGCTATGGATGCGACGGATTGTTAAGCGAGTTCACTCTTATGACATCTGGAGACTACACTGGAGCCCCGCCAACACCTACTCCTGCACCTCAGCAACAGACAGCTACGCCGCGGCAACAAAGCAGACAAGCCTCACACGCCCCACCGGCTGTCTCAGAGCGGCTGGACACGCGCAGAATACGTTCAGAGATGCCGCCACCAGTCCAGCCGGCATCACGACGTGATCAGAATGGTCGACTACGGAATCCAGGCTCGCGACAACCCTCGTCAACTCCGGCACAATCCCAGACGGTGCAACCACAGGTCCAGGCTGAGGACGAGGAGTCTCTGTTCGTGCCGCACAACGATGCGAGGAtgcaagaagaggaggatgcGGCATGGGCGCCAATGGACTACGACAAGGAGGAGACGTTGGGTTGGGATGCGAGTGCGGATCACGACGTTTCGGTCTTCCCAACATTCCGCGATAGCGGCAGCATGTCGAGAACGACTACGACGGAAAGCAATGCTGTGATCGAACCAACACAGCGGTTATCGGAGATCAAGGGGTTATGGTAA
- a CDS encoding RNA helicase — MSYGGGYGGGGGRGGDRGYSNGGGYGGGSNGFSGGGGGGYGGGGGGYGGGGGGYGGGGGGYGGGGAGGDRMGQLGAGLKTQQWDLESMPKFEKSFYKEDPAVTERSAEDVEAFRKEHQIAIKGTNVPKPVTTFDEAGFPPYVINEVKAQGFDRPTPIQCQGWPMALSGRDVVGVAETGSGKTLTYCLPAIVHINAQPLLAPGDGPIVLILAPTRELAVQIQQEISKFGKSSRIRNTCVYGGVPKGPQIRDLARGVEVCIATPGRLIDMLEAGKTNLRRVTYLVLDEADRMLDMGFEPQIRKIIGQIRPDRQTCMWSATWPKEVRQLAADYQNDWIQVNIGSMDLSANHRIQQIVEVVSEFEKRDRMAKHLETIMDDKNNKILIFTGTKRVADEITRFLRQDGWPALSIHGDKQQNERDWVLNEFKTGKSPIMVATDVASRGIDVRNITHVFNYDYPNNSEDYVHRIGRTGRAGQTGTAITLFTTENSKQARDLVQILTESKQQIDPRLHEMCRYGGGGGGGGRWGGGRGRGGGRGGRGGWTGGNNDPVRNNRW, encoded by the exons ATGTCTTACGGAGGCGGatacggcggcggcggcggtcgTGGTGGTGACCGTGGCTACTCTAACGG TGGCGGTTACGGCGGCGGTTCCAACGGATTCtctggcggcggtggtggcggctacggtggtggcggcggtggttACGGTGGAGGTGGCGGCGGCTATGgcggaggtggtggtggttacggcggcggcggtgctggCGGTGACAGAATGGGCCAGCTCGGCGCTGGTCTCAAGACCCAGCAGTGGG ATCTCGAGTCTATGCCCAAGTTCGAGAAGTCCTTCTACAAGGAGGACCCAGCAGTCACCGAACGCTCAGCCGAGGATGTTGAGGCGTTCCGCAAGGAGCACCAGATTGCTATCAAGGGAACCAACGTTCCCAAGCCCGTCACCACCTTCGACGAAGCTGGTTTCCCCCCGTACGTGATCAACGAGGTTAAGGCCCAGGGCTTCGATAGGCCCACACCCATTCAGTGTCAGGGATGGCCCATGGCTCTCTCTGGACGCGATGTTGTCGGTGTTGCCGAAACCGGTTCCGGAAAGACCCTCACATACTGCTTGCCCGCCATCGTTCACATCAACGCCCAGCCTCTTCTTGCGCCCGGCGACGGTCCAATCGTCCTGATTCTCGCACCCACCCGTGAGTTGGCCGTCCAGATCCAGCAGGAAATCAGCAAATTCGGAAAGTCCTCTCGCATTCGCAACACTTGCGTCTACGGAGGTGTTCCCAAGGGCCCTCAGATCCGTGACCTCGCACGCGGTGTCGAGGTCTGTATCGCTACTCCTGGTCGCCTCATCGACATGCTTGAGGCTGGCAAGACCAACCTGCGCCGTGTGACCTACCTGGTTCTCGACGAGGCTGACCGCATGCTTGACATGGGTTTTGAGCCCCAGATCCGCAAAATCATCGGACAAATTCGACCTGACCGTCAGACCTGCATGTGGTCGGCAACATGGCCCAAGGAAGTCCGTCAGCTGGCTGCTGACTACCAGAACGACTGGATTCAGGTGAACATTGGTTCCATGGATCTCTCTGCCAACCACCGCATTCAGCAGATCGTCGAGGTCGTCTCAGAGTTCGAGAAGCGTGACCGCATGGCCAAGCACCTCGAGACCATCATGGACGACAAGAACAACAAGATCTTGATTTTCACAGGTACCAAGCGTGTTGCTGACGAGATTACACGATTCCTTCGTCAAGACGGATGGCCTGCGTTGT CTATCCACGGTGACAAGCAGCAAAATGAGCGCGATTGGGTCCTGAACGAATTCAAGACCGGCAAGAGCCCCATCATGGTTGCTACTGATGTAGCATCCCGTGGTATCG ATGTTCGCAATATCACTCACGTTTTCAACTATGACTACCCCAACAACTCGGAGGACTACGTTCACCGCATTGGTCGAACTGGTCGTGCTGGTCAGACCGGTACTGCCATCACCCTGTTCACCACTGAGA ACTCCAAGCAGGCTCGTGATCTCGTCCAGATTCTTACAGAGTCCAAGCAGCAGATTGATCCTCGTCTGCACGAGATGTGCCGCTacggcggtggcggcggtggcggtggtcgCTGGGGAGGTGGCCGTGGCCGTGGTGGCGGCCGCGGCGGACGTGGTG GTTGGACTGGCGGCAACAACGACCCCGTTCGCAACAACCGCTGGTGA
- a CDS encoding Signal peptidase I, with product MLGVAGMQPRQLATQVLNFALVLSTAFMLWKGLSVVSDSPSPIVVVLSGSMEPAFQRGDLLFLWNRGLDTQVGEVVVYNVKGKDIPIVHRVVRRYGGNKTPLRLLTKGDNNLADDTELYAQDQSFLNRKEDVIGSVFGFIPFVGYVTILLSEHPWLKQVMLGTMGLMVVLQRE from the exons ATGCTAGGCGTCGCCGGTATGCAGCCCCGGCAACTCGCCACACAAGTCCTGAACTTTGCGCTTGTTCTCTCGACCGCCTTCATGCTTTGGAAAGGGCTCTCCGTAGTCAGCGACTCACCTTCACCGATCGTCGTTGTCTTGTCAGGGTCCATGGAGCCCGCGTTCCAGAGGGGAGATCTGCTGTTTTTGTGGAACCGGGGCTTGGACACGCAAGTGGGAGAGGTCGTGGTGTACAATGTCAAGGGCAAGGATATCCCGATTGTGCACAGGGTTGTGAGGAGATATGGTGGAAA CAAAACGCCCCTCCGTCTGCTCACCAAGGGTGATAACAACCTCGCAGACGACACAGAGCTTTACGCCCAAGATCAATCCTTCTTGAACCGCAAAGAAGACGTGATCGGCAGCGTCTTTGGCTTCATCCCCTTTGTCGGATACGTTACGATTCTGCTGAGCGAGCACCCGTGGCTGAAGCAGGTCATGCTGGGGACAATGGGGTTGATGGTGGTGTTGCAGCGGGAATGA
- a CDS encoding trifunctional hydroxymethylpyrimidine kinase/phosphomethylpyrimidine kinase/thiaminase, giving the protein MAAPKRILVIAGSDSSGGAGLEADQKVIAAHGCYAMTATTALTAQNTLGVQGIHHTPPAFLKKQLDAVCDDVGVDVVKTGMLASAEAIEIVADTFQRYNVVTSVVDPVMVSTSGAHLLPESAISTLIDKLLPLTTILTPNLPEAELLLKVAGLDIKHPENVDDIVNIAKNIQQLGPKYVLLKGGHLPLTKRHLVSKGEEEKEVVLNVLVGEDVVTLMESEYLHSRNTHGTGCSLASAIACNLASGMNIMKAVSKANRYIEAGIKTSVDLGKGSGPINHFHSTYTLPFSQGGFIQYLLDRDDIQKPWKEYTEHEFVQKMGDGSLPVENYKYYLIQDYLFLVQFARATALGAYKSSSLTDIGRSVQQVVTLQEEIKLHIDFCKEQGLSVKDIESQEEDQATTAYTRYVLDIGQSQDWLALQVALLPCLIGYGIIAKRLFDDTTTLKEGRYWTWIQQYVDEEYKEAMARGSALIEEHASKQSLSRLDELARIFIHATNMERGFWDMGMKAGK; this is encoded by the exons ATGGCTGCCCCAAAGCGGATCCTGGTAATCGCTGGTTCAGACAGCTCAGGAGGGGC TGGTCTTGAAGCTGATCAAAAGGTCATTGCTGCACATGGCTGTTATGCGATGACTGCTACGACGGCTCTCACCGCGCAGAACACACTTGGCGTGCAAGGCATCCACCATACTCCGCCTGCGTTTCTGAAGAAGCAACTAGATGCTGTTTGCGATGATGTTGGAGTTGACGTTGTCAAGACAG GCATGCTTGCATCGGCAGAAGCTATCGAGATTGTTGCGGATACATTTCAACGGTACAACGTCGTCACGAGTGTTGTAGACCCT GTCATGGTATCAACATCTGGCGCCCATTTGCTACCCGAGTCGGCGATCTCAACATTGATTGACaagctgttacctcttactaCAATCCTTACTCCTAATCTGCCAGAGGCTGAACTGCTCCTGAAAGTCGCAGGACTGGACATAAAGCATCCTGAGAATGTTGATGATATCGTGAACATCGCCAAAAACATTCAGCAGTTGGGACCCAAGTATGTGCTGTTGAAGGGTGGGCATCTACCACTTACAAAGAGACATTTAGTGAGCaaaggtgaagaagagaaggaagtTGTGCTGAATGTGTTGGTCGGCGAAGATGTAGTGACCCTGATGGAGAGTGAGTACCTACACAGCAGGAACACTCATGGAACAGGATGTTCGCTGGCAT CCGCTATTGCGTGTAACCTTGCGTCCGGCATGAACATAATGAAAGCTGTCAGCAAAGCCAATCGCTATATCGAGGCTGGCATAAAGACAAGTGTAGACCTAGGTAAAGGGAGTGGACCGATCAACCATTTCCATTCGACCTACACACTTCCGTTCTCTCA AGGTGGCTTCATTCAGTACCTGCTTGATCGCGACGACATTCAGAAGCCATGGAAAGAGTACACTGAACATGAGTTCGTGCAGAAGATGGGTGATGGATCGCTCCCCGTCGAAAACTACAAGTACTATCTGATTCAGGACTATCTGTTTCTG GTTCAATTCGCACGAGCTACGGCTCTGGGTGCTTACAAGTCTAGTTCGCTGACTGACATTGGTCGATCAGTTCAACAGGTTGTCACACTGCAAGAAGAAATCAAACTACACATTGACTTCTGCAAGGAGCAGGGCTTATCAGTCAAAGACATCGAAAGCCAAGAGGAGGACCAGGCAACGACTGCCTACACAAGGTATGTTTTGGATATCGGCCAATCCCAAGACTGGCTTGCACTTCAAGTTGCGCTGCTACCCTGTTTGATTGGGTACGGTATCATCGCAAAACGCCTCTTCGACGACACTACAACGTTGAAGGAGGGAAGATACTGGACGTGGATCCAGCAGTATGTGGATGAAGAGTACAAAGAGGCTATGGCAAGAGGCTCTGCGTTGATCGAGGAGCACGCTAGCAAGCAATCGCTTTCGCGGCTCGACGAACTGGCTCGGATTTTCATTCATGCAACAAAT ATGGAAAGGGGGTTCTGGGATATGGGTATGAAAGCCGGGAAATAA